The Salvia splendens isolate huo1 chromosome 21, SspV2, whole genome shotgun sequence genome includes a window with the following:
- the LOC121783178 gene encoding VQ motif-containing protein 4-like, whose translation MEHHSSTTTTSGLHQPITRSDPNSPYPTTFVQADTSSFKQVVQMLTGSTDSARHSIPPIKTGPRKDKSGSKLYERRNGLNKSFKINPLGPGIRPGLVHGSPRPGTPDILSPSILDFPSLALSPVTPLIPDPFDRIGRPGSRLDTAAEDKAIGDKSFYLHPSPANTPRDSEPRLLPLFPLMSPRATES comes from the coding sequence ATGGAGCACCAcagctccaccaccaccaccagcggCCTCCACCAACCGATCACCCGATCCGACCCGAACAGCCCGTACCCGACGACCTTCGTGCAGGCCGACACCTCCTCCTTCAAACAAGTCGTCCAAATGCTGACCGGCTCGACCGACTCGGCCCGCCACTCGATCCCGCCCATTAAAACCGGGCCCCGCAAGGACAAGTCCGGATCCAAGCTCTACGAGCGGCGCAACGGCCTCAACAAGAGCTTCAAGATCAACCCACTGGGCCCGGGTATCCGGCCGGGTCTGGTTCACGGGTCGCCCCGACCCGGAACCCCCGATATCCTCTCCCCCAGTATTCTCGATTTCCCGTCGCTGGCGCTCAGCCCGGTCACGCCGCTCATACCCGACCCGTTTGACCGGATTGGGCGACCCGGTTCCCGGCTGGATACGGCGGCGGAGGATAAGGCGATTGGTGATAAGAGTTTTTATCTGCACCCGTCGCCTGCGAATACTCCCAGGGATTCGGAGCCCCGACTTCTGCCCCTGTTTCCGCTGATGTCACCAAGAGCTACGGAATCTTGa